In the Pseudoalteromonas sp. A25 genome, TGTTGCTACATACTGATAATGGCAAAAAATCAAATAACCGGTCTCATGAAACGCGTATTTATTTAGTTCCTCTTTGAGTACTTCGGTTGCTTGTTGCGTCAAATGCCAAAAGCCCAATTCATTATTACGGTAGCTTTGCATTGCAGCAGACACTTGACTATTTTTTTCACCACTAAATGCACAGTATCCCTTACCTGGTTTACCGTTGTAAGCATGATGTAACTGTTCGATGAATACTCTAACCTTATCGTTAACTTGCATTTCATCTTCGCGTAAGTGGATCTGTGTATCTTCATCTTGCTTGTCGACATAATGTACAACTAGCTTATTCACCTCTATGCTCATCTTTGTTTTTCACGCCTCTGGTGTTAAAATGAAAAAATTATAACTCTTTAAAATTGAACCAACTGATGCCTATCCAATCTAAATATTCCAACGAGCAAGTTGAGCAAATTGTTGACCAACTTATTGATGTACTGACCTCGCAGCAGGCACCAGTGGATTTGAGCCTTATGTGTTTAGGAAATTCTATCACGCATATTTTAAAAGAGCATGTGCCAGAAGCGAAAAGACAATCAGTTGCTGAAAACTTCGCAAACGCACTCGTACAGTCGGTAAAATAACTGGATGAATTTAACCCCACAAAGCCCCTTTTCCTCTAAAGCGAGTCAACTGTTAAGTTGGGGGCACTGGTTTACGTTCGCAAATATTGGCTTAGTACTGTTAATTAGCAGTAGCTATTTATTTGCTGATAAGGCACCGTCAAGCGCACTTGGCGGTTTTTATATGCTTATCACTTGGCTAAGCCATACGAGCTTTATCACATTTTGTGCTTTTGTACTGACGATTTTTCCTTTGAGCCTTGTTTTTCCGTATCCAAGGCATATTCGTGGTATGGCAGCTGTGATAGCAACATGTGGGATATCAATTTTAAGCCTAGATGCGTTTGTATATTTTAAATTAGGGTACCATTTAAACCTTGAGTCTGGCCCCGAAATTATCTCTTTGCTGTGGAGCGAGTTTAGTGGCTCACCTTTATTAGCAAGCACATTAGCCATTTGTTTCATCGCCATAGTATTAGTCTTCGAATTACTTGCTGGGAACAGAGCTTGGCGACATCTCGCTGAACTAAAAAGTTATAAATTTCCTCGTTATGCCTCAGCAATATTAGTAAGCTGTTTTGCCGCCAGTCATAGTATTCATATATGGGCCGATGCAAATGCTT is a window encoding:
- a CDS encoding DUF1414 domain-containing protein, encoding MPIQSKYSNEQVEQIVDQLIDVLTSQQAPVDLSLMCLGNSITHILKEHVPEAKRQSVAENFANALVQSVK